TTGAAAGAGTCCAAAACCAAATTCCTAATTTGAACGATTTGGCTCAATTTTTTAAAGCATTAGCAGATGAAACAAGACTCAAAATAACTTATGCGTTAACTATAGAGAATTCTCTGTGTGTCTGTGATGTAGCAAGAATTATTGGATCTTCAAATGCAACAGCATCTCATCATTTGCGTTATTTGAAAGAACATGGCTTAGCAAATTCATATCGGAAAGGTAAGATGGTGTATTACGCATTAGCAGATTCACACGTTAAACAGCTAGTGGAAATTGCTTATGAACATTCGATAGAAGGTGAAGGCAAATGAAGAAAAAAAACATACAAGAATATCGATTACAAAATTTATCTTGTGCAAACTGTGCAATGAAGTTTGAAAAAAACGTGCAAAGTATTCCTACTGTAGAAGAAGTACAATTGAATTTTGGAGCTGCTAAGCTGACGGTGAAAGGTGATGCTTCAATTGAACAATTATGTGCAGCAGGGGCGTTCGATGGTATAAAAGTAGTACCTGCTTCATCCAAAGAAGAAACGAATACGTTGTTTTATAAAAAAAAGGAAAATATTTTAGCTGGAATTTCTTTGCTATTTGTTATTGCAGGCTATTTAATGGGAGCTTTGCAAGGTGAGAACCATATAATAACGATTGGTTTATTTTTGATCGCCATTATAATTGGTGGCTACACCATTTTTAAGGACGGTTTTAGAAACTTATTGCATTTTGATTTTGATATGAAAACCTTAATGACAATTGCGGTCATTGGAGCTGCTATTGTAGGGGAATGGAAAGAGGGAGCTGTGGTTGTTTTCCTCTTTGCTGTTAGTGAAGCACTTGAGGCTTATTCTATGAATAAGGCGAGACAGTCTATTCGGCAATTGATGGATATTGCACCAGCAACCGCACTTGTTCGGCGTAAAGGTCAAGTAGTCGAATTAGCTACAGAAGATGTACAAATTGGTGATATTCTTATCGTCAAGCCTGGTCAAAAGATTGCTATGGATGGCGAAATTATAAATGGGATGTCAACAGTTAATCAAGCACCCATTACAGGAGAATCTATTCCAGTCAAAAAAGAAGTTGGGGATGAGGTTTTCGCAGGTACATTAAATGAAGAGGGTGCTCTTGAAATTACTGTCACAAAACATGTGAAAGACACAACCATTGCAAAAATCATTAATTTAGTAGAAGAAGCACAAGCGGAAAAAGCACCTTCACAAAAATTCGTCGATCGATTTGCGAAATATTATACCCCTGCAATTATTATTGTTGCAATCATTGTAGGCATAGTACCCCCGCTAATTGTTGGAGATTGGCACCATTGGATTTATCAAGGGCTTGCAGTGCTAGTAGTTGGTTGCCCATGTGCATTAGTGATTTCTACTCCTGTTGCCATAGTTACTGCAATTGGCAATGCAGCAAGACAAGGAGTGCTGATCAAAGGCGGTATCCATCTTGAACAACTTGGACATATAAAAGTAATCGCATTTGATAAAACAGGTACTCTTACAAAAGGTGTACCAGAAGTAACTAATGTATTAGCCTTTCAAGATACTTCAGAAGAACTATTAATTCAGTTAGTTGCAGGTGTTGAACATAGTTCCCAACATCCATTAGCAAAAGCCGTATTAAACTATGCAAATAATCGTTCAATTAGCAGTGTGAAAGGTACAGATTTTCAATCAGTAACTGGTAAAGGTGCGTATGCAACAGTCGATAATCAGCAAATTTTTGTTGGAAGTGTGCAATGGATTCAAGAAATGATGGAAATTCCAACAATTATTTTAAAAGAAATAGAATCATTACAATGCGAAGGAAAATCAGTTATTGTAGTAGCTTCTAAAAATAGTTTATTAGGAATAATAGCAATTGCTGATCAGGTTCGCTCAAACTGTAATAATGTATTACAGAATTTAAAATCGATTGGAATTTCAAATACAGTTATATTAACAGGTGATGCACAAACAACAGCAAAAGCTATTGCTCAACAATTGCATATTACGGATGTAAAGGCAGACTTATTACCAGAAGATAAATTAAATGCAATGAAAGAATTACAAAAACAGTATGGTGTTGTTGCGATGGTTGGAGATGGTGTGAATGATGCACCAGCATTAGCGGCAGCATCTGTAGGTATTGCCATGGGGGGAGCTGGGACAGATACAGCACTTGAAACAGCAGATGTTGCATTAATGGCAGATGACCTTGGAAAATTACCTTATACAATTAGACTTAGTCGAAAAACGTTGCGAATTATTAAAGAAAATATTATGTTTGCATTAGGCTTGAAAATTTTAGCATTACTACTAATCATTCCGGGATGGCTAACGTTGTGGATTGCAATCTTTGCTGACATGGGTGCAACGTTGTTAGTCGTGCTAAATTCATTACGCTTAATTCGAATCCAAAAATAAATAATACCAATGCTATCGGGGGGCAACTATTGTGAAATTAATCGAATGGACAAAGGAAGAACATGAGCAGCTTATTGAATTTATGACAACAAACGTATGGCCATATCATGTAAATTCACATCCTGCACGAGCTATTATAGAAAAGGCAATTGATGAAGGTGGCTATGAATCAGATGAATCTAAGACATTTTGGCTTATTAATGATGAAGACCTACAAGTAGGAATGGTGAAAATATATGATTTGCAAGATGACATTCCGCTATTTGATTTGCGTATTGCTGAAAAATGGCGAGGACTAGGGTACGGTACCAAAGCTTTAAAATTAGTCAGTGAATATGTTTTTACATTACCAAACAATAAAATACGTTTAGAAGGTCATACTAGACAAGATAATATCGCTATGCGTAAGACTTTCGAGAATGCTGGTTTTGTAAAAGAGGCACATTTACGACAAGCTTGGTACGTCCCTAAGGAAAATGCATATTATGATGCTGTTACGTACGGAATAACACGTCAAGATTATTTAGAAGGTAAGACAACCCCTGTAAGTTGGGATGATGAGGTAAAAGTTGATACAATCAATTATAAAGAGACTTGGGATTTTCCAAGTAGTTTTGAGTCAGAAAGATTAATAATTCGAATGCCTTTTATGGAAGATGTAGATACTGTTTGGGAAGCTATCTTGCATTCAGCTAAAACACTGAAACCTTTTATGAAATGGGCACAGACATTACCTAAAAAAGCAGAAACAAGAGAAAGAATTCGACAAGCAATTGGTGATTTTATCACAAGAAAAGATTTGAGATTACATGTATTTCTGAAGGATAGTGGCGAATTTGTCGGCTCTACAGGATTACATAATATTGATTGGACTATTCCTAAATTTGAAATTGGCTATTGGTTAGATGCACGGTTTGAAGGAAAAGGTTATATGACGGAAGCTGTTCGAAGAATTACTCAATTTGCCTTTGAAGAATTAGGAGCTAAACGTCTGGAAATTCGCTGTGACAGTGATAATATTAGAAGCCGTGCTGTAGCAAATCGAGCACAATTCGAATTAGAGGGAATATTAAAGCAAGACAGTAGATCAGCCGATGGAAAAACGCTTCGTGATACCTGCATTTACGCTAAAATCCAATAAAAATTAATCGGTAGTCTTTGTATGGGTAAGAATCCATCGCCATTATTTATGAATAAATTACAACTGTTTTGTGCTAATTGTTACGTTTTGAAGTTTCATGTAGTAAACTAGAGAGATAGGAATTTGAAAGAGAGGGAATTGAGATGCCTACACCGAGTATGGAAGACCACATCGAACAAATCTATTTACTAATTGACCAGAAAGGTTATGCACGTGTCTCGGATATAGCAGAAGCATTGTCAGTTCTTCCTTCCTCTGTTACCAAAATGGTTCAGAAACTAGATAAAGATGGTTACTTAATATATGAGCGCTATAGAGGTCTAACTTTAACACCAAAAGGTTTAAAGTTAGGAAAACGATTAGTTGAGCGACACAGCTTATTGGAGCAGTTTTTAAGACTTATTGGTGTAGATGAAGAACGAATTTACAATGATGTAGAAGGAATTGAGCATCATTTGAGCTGGAATTCCATTGAATGTATTGCCGATCTCATACAAGTTTTAGAGGAAAATCCCGATTTTATTCACAAATTGGGAGAGTTAAAATCTCATACAGGTGAATAATGTCATATGAAAGGAGTTAATAATATGACAGAATTAAAATCAGGCGACGTAGTAAAATTAGTAGTTAAAGAACAACAAGAATCCAAGTATATTTTGACCAACGATGAACTAGATATTCCGTTAAATGCTTCTGAAGTAGCAAAACCGATAAAGGTTCACGACAAAATAGAAGTGTTTTTGTATGCAGATCGTAGAGGGAATTTAGCTGCAACTACTGCAATCCCACATATTCGTAAAGACGAGTATGGATGGGCACGTGTACTACATGTAAAAGATAGAGAAGGTGCCTATGTGGATATTGGTACCTCTAGAGAAGTACTTGTCCCTGCGGAAGATTTACCAAAATTAAAACCGCTTTGGCCAGAACCTGGACAACACCTTTATATTACGTTACGTACAGACCGAGAAGGTGGTCTATTTGGTCGTCTTATTACGGAAGAAAAAGTATTAGAAATATATGAGGATGCAGAACCAGAACTATTTAATAAGAATATTTTGGCTCGCCCTTATCGTTTATTGCCAGTTGGAACATTCTTATTGGGTGTAGATAAACCATATCGTATTTTCGTTCATGAATCAGAACGTGGAGCAGAACCTCGTCTAGGTTCAGATGTGAATGTGCGTGTTATTGAAGTAAAAGAAGATGGTACCATTAATGCTTCTATGCTTCCACGTAAATACGAACGATTATCGGATGATGCTGATCAAATTTTTAATTATCTTCAAGAAGTTGGTGGTAAAATGCCATTTGGCGATAAGTCTTCTCCAGAAGAAATTAAAGAAATGTTCCATATGAGCAAAGGTGCATTTAAAAGAGCTCTAGGAGCTTTAATGAAAGCAGATCGTATCAAACAAGAAGATGGTTGGACTCTAATTAAATAAGAGAGCGCAAGAGCAAAAGGAGAAAGTTTTAGTTACTTTCAGAAACTTTTTGCTCTTTTTGACGTATTATTATTAAAGATTACTTATGTGTTTTTCAAAATAAATACAATTTACTAGCATAGACTGAATTTGAATATTACAAAATGTTAAGGAGGACAATAACGAATGAAAAAACAAATCTTTGCTGTTGTAGCGGCAATGTGCTTAACAACAGCTGTAGTAGCGCCAACAACAAGTTATGCAAGCACTAACTCATCACAATCATCAGGTGAAGTTGTAAATGAAAAATTAGGCGTTCCTATCGTTGTATACGGTGGAAGTTTATCTGAAAGCGAAAAGGCTAGCGTAAAAAATAGTTTAGGCATTACAAATAATTCTGATATTCAAGAAATCACCATTACAGGTGCGGATATCGCCAAATATATTGAAAATGGGAATTCAAATGCACGCCTTTATTCATCAGCTAAAATCATCCCAAAAGATCCTGGTTCGGGCTTAGTCATTAATATTGTGACACCCGAAAATATTACAGAGGTAACGGCTGATATGTACTCCAATGCAATGTTAACAGCAGGGATTGAAGATGCAACTGTAGAAGTAGCAGCGCCTAAAAAGGTAACAGGTCACTCAGCATTAGCTGGTATTTACAAGGCATATGAAGTAACAACTGGCAAAAAACTGGACAAAGATCGAACAGATGTAGCAAATCAAGAGTTATCAGTAGCTACTGATATTGCGCAAAATTCTGGAGTGGATAACGAAAAAGTTAGTCAACTACTAACAGATATTAAAAAGCAAATTGCAGAACAAAAACCTGCTACAAAAGAAGATGTTGAAAAAATCGTTGATGAACAACTAAAAAAATTAGAAATCAATCTAAGCGACAAAGACCGTCAATTGTTAATTGATCTCATGGATAAAATCAGTAAACTAAATATTGATTTTAGTAAATGGTCAACACAATTAAATGATTTAAGTGGTAATATTAAAGACCAATTAAATAAAATAAATGATGATATTAAAAGTGATTCAGGTTTTTGGGCGAGTGTAAAAAGTTTCTTCCAAAAAATAATTGATGGCATTAGCAGCATTTTTGGCTAATACTTGTGATCTATAAAGGGTCCTTATTTAGCTTAGGTTAGATAAGGACCTTTTAATAATGACCCTGTAAAAGAAATTGATTCGGGAAAGTAAGCAAAATAATTGAAGTGAAATTACATCTTCTATCATAATAAGAATAAAGTGTGCTAAACTATTTTAAAAACATGGGGGTGTGATCAAATGGAATTTCAGTTAAGTAATAGAGGTAATGAAGAATACGCTTTCGAAAGTAAAAAAGATGGTCAAGTTATCGCAGAAATTATTTGGACACAGTTAGGAGATGTCATGGTAATTGACCATACTTATGTAGATGGTTCATTACGCGGCCAAGGTGTTGCGAAACAACTATTAGATAGAGCTGCAGCATATGCTCGAGAAAATGGGTATAAAATAGATGCAGTATGTTCATATGTCGTAAAAGCTTTTGAATCATCACATGATTATGATGATGTAAAGGCTTAAACTTAAAAAAGTAGCAGGTTCCTGCAAAACTGAAAAACAAAATAACTCCATGAGAGCTGACTTATAGTTGAAAGAACACTTGTAAGTCAGCTTTTTATGATTAATAGTTGTTTTATATAAAAAAGGAGGATAGATAAAAAAATTTGAAACTTTATCGATATACTTACGTATAGTAATCTATAACAATAATTGAGGTGGTTTTTTGAAAAGGACAATCGAAATCGTTTTAGGAATTATAGGTTCATTTTTTAATATAATTGCAATAGCATTAATGGGTCTTATGATGGTTCTTATGAATGGATTGCAAAATAATAAACAAGCTCAAGACGAGATGTTTGCAGAATTTGAAAAACAATTTTCGGAAGATCCACAACTTCAGGATATAGATATGCAAAGTTTTTCTGATAGCATGATAACCATTATAAATGGCTTTGGACCTTTTAGTTGGTTTATAGTAGTATGCTTTATTATTAGTTTAATAGTGGGCATTATTGCTATTGCAAATGTTGCAAGAGCAAAAGATAAAAGGGCGAATTTTGCAGGAGCTATGTTTATTGTAGCAGCTGTTTTTTCGGGTATTATTTCGATAACATCCATCATCTATTATATTGCTGCGATTATTTGTTTCGTTCGTAAACCAAAGGAAGAGATATCAGATATATCAGATTCAACTTATAGTGAAGCTTCTAATTTATAATATGAAAGGAGTTCTTGCTAAGCTAATTTATAAGCTTCTGCAAGAACTCCTTTTCTATTTTATGAATTTACTGGTGAGTGCAAGGGATTTTTTAGTTAAACAACTTTCCTTCTACAATCCCAATAAGTGTTTGTCGAATATCTGTAGGGATTTGATCTAAACAGAGAGTATGATCATAAATTCGCTTATGTGTGACCATAGCTAGTAAAGAGCCGATTATTCCTACTTGAAAGAGGATTAAATCAAGTTTAGGCAACTTTCCTTCATCCATACGTTTCATAAGTTCTTTATCTGCAAAGGACATGCTATGAATATTCGCAATATATTGTTCTGAAAGCTCTGGGTGTTTAGGAGATTCAATGAAAAGTATCGAATATTGAAGTCGATTATAAAAAACAGTATCTACAAGCTCCTCAACCCATACATGTAAGAGTTCCTGGTCAGACAATAATAGGTACTCATTTTCTTCCTTAAAATCTAGACGTTCTGGTTTAACTGTTGCTAATAACAGTTTCATTTTCCCTTTAAAATATTTATATAAAGCTGCTTCGGAAACACCAACTTCTTTGGCAATAGTGGCAGTAGAAGTAGCATCATAGCCTTTTCTATAAAAGAGATTGCGTGCAGTTTGGACAATTTTCTCTCTTGTTAATGCCCCTTTTGTTTGTTTTTTTGTATGCTTTGTTTCCTTCATAGTATAACCACACTTCCGTTAAATCCAACTTTTTTACGTTAGCGGGCAGTAAAAGACCCTCACCAAAAAAATGAGAAAAATGCAAAGTAAAAGCCCGATTGATTTAATGATAACAGATAAATATCACTGGCAATAGTCAAAGGGATTTTGATGTATTTTGCGTGTTGTAAGACGTTTTCATCATTTTCCTACATGTACACCATTTTATTCGAAAAGAAATAGTATTTGTGGAATAATGATATTATAGGAGTGATGCAAGTGGCATGGAAGGAACAACGTTTTGAAGAACTAACAACAGAGGATTTATATAAGATTATTCAATTACGGATTAATGTTTTTGTTGTTGAACAAAAAGCCTATTATGAAGATTTAGACGATCATGATCAAAATAGTATACACGTTACATATGAAGAAGATGGGAAAGTTATTGCATATGCAAGAGCTGTTCCTCCAAATGAGAAATATGAAAATATGGCATCATTTGGACGTGTAATTGTTCAACCAGAAGCACGTGGCACTGGACTAGCACAAGAATTATTAAAAAGAGTGATTGCGGTAACCGAAAGAGAATGGCCAGAATACGATTTGTTTATACAAGCACAAGCATATCTCCAAAACTTTTATGGTAAATTTGGCTTTAAAGCAATTTCAGATCCATATGAATTTGAATGCTTACCGCACATCGATATGGTTTGTAAAAGTGACAAAAAATTATAATATCTCATTGAAAATGTGTAATATCTAAAAAATGGGGTATAGTTATTTTAGAACGATAAAATGGGAGGGAAATGAAAATGGCTAAAAGTAAATCATTATTAATAGCAGGACTTGCAGCAGGTGCATATGCATATTTTCGTAAAAAGGAAAATAGAGAGAAGGCAGTTGAAGCATTTAATTGCACCAAATCTAAATTAAATGGTTTTATTGAAAATTTATCTAATTCCTCAGTAAACGTTGCGGGAGATTCTTTTAATACAACAAATGCTGATGGATATGCAGATCCACATCATACTTATAACGATGATGATACCAAAATGATTAATGAAGGTTCTGCAACTGCTATTCATTATGAAAACGCAGAACAACATGAATCCTTAAATGGCGTAAAACCACCTAATAATCTAAACTAATAAATTTCATTCAAAAAGACTCAGCATATTAGCTGAGTCTTTTTGAATTATGTCGTTCTTAGTTTTCTTCAGGAAGCATTGTTCCGTATTTTGCTAAGTTTGTGTGGAATGATAATGCTTTTTCTAATATGTGAGGAGTTTGTCCGCCACGTTCTTTTGCTTCTTCGAAATAGGCACGAAGAGCAGGTTTAAATTTAGGGTGTACACAGTTTTCAATGATCAATTCAGCACGTTCACGAGGAGCTAAACCACGTAAATCTGCAAGACCTTGTTCTGTTACTACTACGTCAACATCATGTTCTGAGTGATCAACGTGTGATACAAATGGAACTACTGATGAAATTTTGCCATCTTTAGCATATGATTTTGTAATAAAGATTGAAATGCGTGCGGCACGAGCAAAGTCACCTGAACCACCAATACCGTTCATCATTTTTGTACCTGATACGTGAGTTGAGTTAACGTTTCCGTAAATATCGAACTCAAGAGCAGTGTTCATCGCTATTAAGCCCATACGACGAACTAATTCTGGGTGGTTTGAAATTTCTTGTGGACGTAATACAAGTTTGTCTTTGTATTTGTCCAAGTTACCGTATACAGATTCCATTTTTTCAGCTGTTAATGAAGTTGCACAACCTGAAGCAAATTTAACTTTTCCTGCATCAATTAAGTCGAATACAGCATCTTGAAGTACTTCAGAATACACTTCTAAATCTTTGAATTCTGAGTTTGCCATGCCACCTAGTACAGCGTTTGCTACAGAACCAACACCTGATTGAAGTGGAGCTAATGTTTCAGTTAAACGACCTTCTTTAATTTCATTACGGAAGAAATCAAGAATGTGATCTGCAATTTGTTGAGTTTCAGGGTCGATTGGTGTGATTGTAGTTGGTGAATCTGGTTGTTCAGTAATGACAACTGCAGCCACTTTATCTAAATCTAAAGGAATACCGATTGTACCGATACGATCTGAAGCGTGGATTAATGGAATTGGACCACGTTCGCCTTGTGCTTCTGGTACATAAATATCGTGAATACCTTCTAATTGTGGGTAAGATGCTAAGTTTAATTCGATGATAACTTTATCAGCGTTTTGAATGTAAATAGGTGAGTTACCGACAGAAGTTGTTGGGATTAACATACCATCTTCTGTTACAGCTACTGCTTCAACAACAGCAACGTCAATTTTATCAATCGCATTTTGACGTAAGTATTCAGCAGTTACTGATAAATGTTGGTCAACAAATAGCATATCTGCTTTGTTAATGTGACCACGCATTGTACGGTCTAGTTGGAACGGTAAACGTTTGTTAACGATACCAGCATCAGACATATAAGCATCAATGTTTGAACCTAAAGAAGCTCCTGTGAAAACATTTACTTTAAAATCTTCTGTTTCAGCACGTTTTACTAATGCCATAGGAATGGCTTTTGCATCACCAGCACGAGTGAATCCACTTAATCCTAGTGTCATGCCGTCTTTAATCATTTGAGCAGCTTCATCAGCTGACATAATTTTTTTTGCAAGTTCTGGATTGCGAAGTCTTTCTTCTACTTTTACTGTCACGGAAATCTCTCCTTCTATTTAACGAAAAATTTCATATCAATTTTGTAAAAAGATTCTACTTGGAGTATAAGTTATTTGCATAGTTATATAACCATTTTTAATATTATCACCGAATTGTCACATTTTGTTTACAAGCGCATGAAAGGGTTTAAAAAACGAATCAGACAGAAATTTGTCGAGTAAAAGAGAAAAGGAGTTGCTCCAAAATAGTTTTGGTCAACTCCTTTATAATATCCATGGGAATAATTTCTAAAAGCCTAAAGAACGACGGAAGTAACTTGCGTAGCGTTGGCTAACAGGAATTCGAGTACCGTCCTTCATAATTAATAGGAATGTAGAATGTGAATCTGGTTGAATTTCTTCGATAAAGTCGATGTTCACGATATATGAACGGTGGCATCGAATAAAAGTATCAGGCGATAGGAATAGCTCAAGGTCGCTTAAATTTAAACGATGGTAACCTTCTTTTTGCATAGTCTTGACGAATGTTTTACGAAGTTGAGTTTCTAAATAGATGACTTCATTGTGTTTAACTGGGTACCAACAGTCGTCAATTTTAATCGTGATGTAATTTGTTAAGAAAGGAGAAGGTTTTTGTGGGAATATTGCTGTAATTGCACCTTTTGTTTCTCCTTCCTCCATTAATGGAATACTCATTCCATAATAAGGAACACCGAATACATCAGGTTCAATAAAAGAATTTATTTTTTGTCCATAATTAAGTGCTTTTTGAGTTGCAGATCCTTCTGGTATTTCATCGCCAGGTTTTATCTTCAAGTCGATTTTTTTACTTGGTTGATAATATAAATATTTTTTTGTATCTGAAATAACGATTGAAGTGTTATCAGGAAAGAATTCCTTTATAACTTGTATCAATTCCTCGATAGATCGTGGATCCATTAATTCCTACCTCGTTTCTTTCCATTCTTAAAAGTTCTTTACAACAAATATTACTATAGATTAATTATAAAATTAAGTATAGCTAATAAATGTATAAGTTCATACATAAAATGTGACATGAATTTGTCTATATAAATACTATAGTTTGATACATTCCAAAAATAAAGAAAATATTTCGCTAAATATTTATTTGTAGTTGTTTTATTTTAACAATATTGAATAATTATTAATAAAAATGTATTTTTCCATTTGTATATTTAGTGAGAATAATGTCCCATGAACAGTTTCCGTAAAAATTCTTCATAGTTGGGTAATAAAACTATTTTCATATTACCATTTTCGTTATATAGTAAGAATAATGTAATAAAAAAGTATGTGACTTTATAGAAAGATGGGGAGTTTATGCTACAACAACAATATTCCATTTCAGAGGCTATTTCTAAAAGGTATTTCCAAGAAATTGAGACGATGAATCGCTACGAGGGAATAGAGAGATTCTTCGACATTGAAGCTCAATTATTGAGAGAGATACATCAATTGGAAGCAAAAGCTGCCAAAGATTCATTACGTGAATTACTGGAAATTTTATCAGTACGTGCTGGAAAACAGTTTTTTAGAGCAGTCAGACATTATTTTGTAATCTTATCGTCCGTTGTAACAAGAAAGCTGATTGAGAATCAAGCACCATCTAAAAAAGTTTTTGCTTTTAATGCTGCATGTGTAGAAATGATTGATGAACGCTTAAATGATGCAGAATATTTGCAATTCGCAGATGATTTGATTGATTTCTATATTTATGTCATCTCAGAAAGAAAACAACCTTCCTATAAGCACCAAACAGTCAATAAAGTGATTATGTACATTGATGATGAGGTTGAAACAGATTTATCAGTTGAAGATATTGCAATGTATTTTTCAATTAGTACCAGTCACTTATCACGAATTTTTAAAGAACATGTAGGTATTACATTAGTAGAATACTTAAATGTCCGTAGAGTAGAAGAATCTCAATATTATTTACGACATACAAATAAAAGTATTTCTGATATCTCTGAACAATTCCATTTCTGTAACCAAAGCTACTATACTCGAATCTTTAAAAAATATGTTGGTATTACACCAAAGCACTTTAGAGATCGCCCAGATTATGAATATTTCCGCTTCCAATTACCTGAAAGACTTTTATAAAAAATAAAATTACATATAATTTATGCCTTGCATGACTTTGATTTGATTAGTATCCTTTAAATAATGTATACTTCACTATAGCTTGAGAAATTGTAGGTGAAAATATTGAAAAAGAAATTTTGGCTAATCTCGATGCTTGGTTTAGCACCATTCGTGCTGGCTGGCTGTAATGCAGTAAAGAACCAAGAAGGCTTTTTTTATAGTACTTTTGTAAAACCAATGGAATTTCTATTAGATTTCTTCGGTAATAATGTTTTTGGTGGTAGTTACGGTGCAGCTATTATTTTAATCACTGTTCTTATTCGTTTAATATTGATGCCATTCATGCTGAAAAACTATAAGAATCAGCAAGGTATGAAAGAGAAAATGGATAAATTGAAGCCAGAAATGGACGAAATCCAAAAAAAATTAAAAGAAGCAAAAACAAAAGAAGAACAAATGGCATTGCAACAAGAAATGATGGGATTGTACAAAAAATACAATGTTAATCCTATGA
This window of the Rummeliibacillus pycnus genome carries:
- a CDS encoding ArsR/SmtB family transcription factor translates to MDKEMCEITKVNEEAVERVQNQIPNLNDLAQFFKALADETRLKITYALTIENSLCVCDVARIIGSSNATASHHLRYLKEHGLANSYRKGKMVYYALADSHVKQLVEIAYEHSIEGEGK
- the mntR gene encoding transcriptional regulator MntR: MPTPSMEDHIEQIYLLIDQKGYARVSDIAEALSVLPSSVTKMVQKLDKDGYLIYERYRGLTLTPKGLKLGKRLVERHSLLEQFLRLIGVDEERIYNDVEGIEHHLSWNSIECIADLIQVLEENPDFIHKLGELKSHTGE
- a CDS encoding GNAT family N-acetyltransferase → MEFQLSNRGNEEYAFESKKDGQVIAEIIWTQLGDVMVIDHTYVDGSLRGQGVAKQLLDRAAAYARENGYKIDAVCSYVVKAFESSHDYDDVKA
- a CDS encoding TetR/AcrR family transcriptional regulator, which gives rise to MKETKHTKKQTKGALTREKIVQTARNLFYRKGYDATSTATIAKEVGVSEAALYKYFKGKMKLLLATVKPERLDFKEENEYLLLSDQELLHVWVEELVDTVFYNRLQYSILFIESPKHPELSEQYIANIHSMSFADKELMKRMDEGKLPKLDLILFQVGIIGSLLAMVTHKRIYDHTLCLDQIPTDIRQTLIGIVEGKLFN
- a CDS encoding heavy metal translocating P-type ATPase, with translation MKKKNIQEYRLQNLSCANCAMKFEKNVQSIPTVEEVQLNFGAAKLTVKGDASIEQLCAAGAFDGIKVVPASSKEETNTLFYKKKENILAGISLLFVIAGYLMGALQGENHIITIGLFLIAIIIGGYTIFKDGFRNLLHFDFDMKTLMTIAVIGAAIVGEWKEGAVVVFLFAVSEALEAYSMNKARQSIRQLMDIAPATALVRRKGQVVELATEDVQIGDILIVKPGQKIAMDGEIINGMSTVNQAPITGESIPVKKEVGDEVFAGTLNEEGALEITVTKHVKDTTIAKIINLVEEAQAEKAPSQKFVDRFAKYYTPAIIIVAIIVGIVPPLIVGDWHHWIYQGLAVLVVGCPCALVISTPVAIVTAIGNAARQGVLIKGGIHLEQLGHIKVIAFDKTGTLTKGVPEVTNVLAFQDTSEELLIQLVAGVEHSSQHPLAKAVLNYANNRSISSVKGTDFQSVTGKGAYATVDNQQIFVGSVQWIQEMMEIPTIILKEIESLQCEGKSVIVVASKNSLLGIIAIADQVRSNCNNVLQNLKSIGISNTVILTGDAQTTAKAIAQQLHITDVKADLLPEDKLNAMKELQKQYGVVAMVGDGVNDAPALAAASVGIAMGGAGTDTALETADVALMADDLGKLPYTIRLSRKTLRIIKENIMFALGLKILALLLIIPGWLTLWIAIFADMGATLLVVLNSLRLIRIQK
- a CDS encoding GNAT family N-acetyltransferase; the encoded protein is MKLIEWTKEEHEQLIEFMTTNVWPYHVNSHPARAIIEKAIDEGGYESDESKTFWLINDEDLQVGMVKIYDLQDDIPLFDLRIAEKWRGLGYGTKALKLVSEYVFTLPNNKIRLEGHTRQDNIAMRKTFENAGFVKEAHLRQAWYVPKENAYYDAVTYGITRQDYLEGKTTPVSWDDEVKVDTINYKETWDFPSSFESERLIIRMPFMEDVDTVWEAILHSAKTLKPFMKWAQTLPKKAETRERIRQAIGDFITRKDLRLHVFLKDSGEFVGSTGLHNIDWTIPKFEIGYWLDARFEGKGYMTEAVRRITQFAFEELGAKRLEIRCDSDNIRSRAVANRAQFELEGILKQDSRSADGKTLRDTCIYAKIQ
- a CDS encoding DUF1002 domain-containing protein — protein: MKKQIFAVVAAMCLTTAVVAPTTSYASTNSSQSSGEVVNEKLGVPIVVYGGSLSESEKASVKNSLGITNNSDIQEITITGADIAKYIENGNSNARLYSSAKIIPKDPGSGLVINIVTPENITEVTADMYSNAMLTAGIEDATVEVAAPKKVTGHSALAGIYKAYEVTTGKKLDKDRTDVANQELSVATDIAQNSGVDNEKVSQLLTDIKKQIAEQKPATKEDVEKIVDEQLKKLEINLSDKDRQLLIDLMDKISKLNIDFSKWSTQLNDLSGNIKDQLNKINDDIKSDSGFWASVKSFFQKIIDGISSIFG
- a CDS encoding DUF4064 domain-containing protein, translated to MKRTIEIVLGIIGSFFNIIAIALMGLMMVLMNGLQNNKQAQDEMFAEFEKQFSEDPQLQDIDMQSFSDSMITIINGFGPFSWFIVVCFIISLIVGIIAIANVARAKDKRANFAGAMFIVAAVFSGIISITSIIYYIAAIICFVRKPKEEISDISDSTYSEASNL
- a CDS encoding CvfB family protein, producing MTELKSGDVVKLVVKEQQESKYILTNDELDIPLNASEVAKPIKVHDKIEVFLYADRRGNLAATTAIPHIRKDEYGWARVLHVKDREGAYVDIGTSREVLVPAEDLPKLKPLWPEPGQHLYITLRTDREGGLFGRLITEEKVLEIYEDAEPELFNKNILARPYRLLPVGTFLLGVDKPYRIFVHESERGAEPRLGSDVNVRVIEVKEDGTINASMLPRKYERLSDDADQIFNYLQEVGGKMPFGDKSSPEEIKEMFHMSKGAFKRALGALMKADRIKQEDGWTLIK